A stretch of Episyrphus balteatus chromosome 2, idEpiBalt1.1, whole genome shotgun sequence DNA encodes these proteins:
- the LOC129908824 gene encoding uncharacterized protein LOC129908824 isoform X2, with protein sequence MTDMNKLMSTLIPNSGKFKMYKHGNKVTNFVILTSHFQDVSSFTPPNEDVTITNVISDLYTFEGPSTSTQFKELSSKIDEILERQRSTEVKVQAMQGMLEAFMAKSEVSVNLLASKIAKENAEEVDEELQLDEIFPLTSVQQIEEIEEKLHQNAAFKKKLVRKLSSYGGANGMKTIRTICKCIFTDPLLAEHSWLGTNAKKSFSQYKFLYKTILEAVRSRYPTYSEAEGASFFKGFLKQAPFRMGKPSTSNTSSSASDGQSTT encoded by the exons ATGACAGATATGAACAAATTGATGTCAACTTTGATTCCTAATTCTGGTAAgtttaaaatgtataaacatGGGAACAAAGTTACTAATTTTGTCATACTTACTTCTCATTTTCAAGACGTTTCCTCGTTCACCCCCCCAAATGAAGATGTTACCATCACTAATGTCATTTCCGACTTATACACGTTTGaag gCCCCAGCACCAGTACCCAATTCAAGGAACTGTCGTCCAAAATAGACGAAATTTTGGAAAGACAGCGTTCCACTGAGGTGAAGGTGCAGGCCATGCAAGGAATGCTGGAGGCATTCATGGCGAAGTCCGAAGTTTCGGTCAATTTGTTGGCGTCCAAAATTGCAAAAGAGAATGCAGAGGAAGTGGATGAGGAACTGCAACTGGATGAAATTTTCCCACTTACCTCTGTCCAACAAATTGAGGAAATCGAGGAAAAACTCCATCAAAATgcagcattcaaaaaaaaattg gtCCGTAAGTTGAGCTCCTATGGGGGGGCCAACGGAATGAAAACGATCCGCACTATTTGCAAGTGCATTTTTACGGATCCACTACTGGCAGAACATTCTTGGCTGGGGACTAATGCCAAAAAAAGTTTCAGCCAATACAAATTCCTGTATAAAACTATATTGGAAGCGGTCCGATCAAGGTACCCCACTTATAGTGAAGCTGAGGGTGCTTcattttttaaaggctttttgAAGCAAGCCCCATTTCGAATGGGAAAACCGTCCAC TTCCAACACCAGCTCCTCTGCCTCTGACGGGCAATCCACAACATAA
- the LOC129908824 gene encoding uncharacterized protein LOC129908824 isoform X3, with product MTDMNKLMSTLIPNSDVSSFTPPNEDVTITNVISDLYTFEGPSTSTQFKELSSKIDEILERQRSTEVKVQAMQGMLEAFMAKSEVSVNLLASKIAKENAEEVDEELQLDEIFPLTSVQQIEEIEEKLHQNAAFKKKLVRKLSSYGGANGMKTIRTICKCIFTDPLLAEHSWLGTNAKKSFSQYKFLYKTILEAVRSRYPTYSEAEGASFFKGFLKQAPFRMGKPSTNTSSNTSSSASDGQSTT from the exons ATGACAGATATGAACAAATTGATGTCAACTTTGATTCCTAATTCTG ACGTTTCCTCGTTCACCCCCCCAAATGAAGATGTTACCATCACTAATGTCATTTCCGACTTATACACGTTTGaag gCCCCAGCACCAGTACCCAATTCAAGGAACTGTCGTCCAAAATAGACGAAATTTTGGAAAGACAGCGTTCCACTGAGGTGAAGGTGCAGGCCATGCAAGGAATGCTGGAGGCATTCATGGCGAAGTCCGAAGTTTCGGTCAATTTGTTGGCGTCCAAAATTGCAAAAGAGAATGCAGAGGAAGTGGATGAGGAACTGCAACTGGATGAAATTTTCCCACTTACCTCTGTCCAACAAATTGAGGAAATCGAGGAAAAACTCCATCAAAATgcagcattcaaaaaaaaattg gtCCGTAAGTTGAGCTCCTATGGGGGGGCCAACGGAATGAAAACGATCCGCACTATTTGCAAGTGCATTTTTACGGATCCACTACTGGCAGAACATTCTTGGCTGGGGACTAATGCCAAAAAAAGTTTCAGCCAATACAAATTCCTGTATAAAACTATATTGGAAGCGGTCCGATCAAGGTACCCCACTTATAGTGAAGCTGAGGGTGCTTcattttttaaaggctttttgAAGCAAGCCCCATTTCGAATGGGAAAACCGTCCAC AAATACCAGTTCCAACACCAGCTCCTCTGCCTCTGACGGGCAATCCACAACATAA
- the LOC129908824 gene encoding uncharacterized protein LOC129908824 isoform X1, protein MTDMNKLMSTLIPNSGKFKMYKHGNKVTNFVILTSHFQDVSSFTPPNEDVTITNVISDLYTFEGPSTSTQFKELSSKIDEILERQRSTEVKVQAMQGMLEAFMAKSEVSVNLLASKIAKENAEEVDEELQLDEIFPLTSVQQIEEIEEKLHQNAAFKKKLVRKLSSYGGANGMKTIRTICKCIFTDPLLAEHSWLGTNAKKSFSQYKFLYKTILEAVRSRYPTYSEAEGASFFKGFLKQAPFRMGKPSTNTSSNTSSSASDGQSTT, encoded by the exons ATGACAGATATGAACAAATTGATGTCAACTTTGATTCCTAATTCTGGTAAgtttaaaatgtataaacatGGGAACAAAGTTACTAATTTTGTCATACTTACTTCTCATTTTCAAGACGTTTCCTCGTTCACCCCCCCAAATGAAGATGTTACCATCACTAATGTCATTTCCGACTTATACACGTTTGaag gCCCCAGCACCAGTACCCAATTCAAGGAACTGTCGTCCAAAATAGACGAAATTTTGGAAAGACAGCGTTCCACTGAGGTGAAGGTGCAGGCCATGCAAGGAATGCTGGAGGCATTCATGGCGAAGTCCGAAGTTTCGGTCAATTTGTTGGCGTCCAAAATTGCAAAAGAGAATGCAGAGGAAGTGGATGAGGAACTGCAACTGGATGAAATTTTCCCACTTACCTCTGTCCAACAAATTGAGGAAATCGAGGAAAAACTCCATCAAAATgcagcattcaaaaaaaaattg gtCCGTAAGTTGAGCTCCTATGGGGGGGCCAACGGAATGAAAACGATCCGCACTATTTGCAAGTGCATTTTTACGGATCCACTACTGGCAGAACATTCTTGGCTGGGGACTAATGCCAAAAAAAGTTTCAGCCAATACAAATTCCTGTATAAAACTATATTGGAAGCGGTCCGATCAAGGTACCCCACTTATAGTGAAGCTGAGGGTGCTTcattttttaaaggctttttgAAGCAAGCCCCATTTCGAATGGGAAAACCGTCCAC AAATACCAGTTCCAACACCAGCTCCTCTGCCTCTGACGGGCAATCCACAACATAA